The Sulfitobacter guttiformis genome contains a region encoding:
- a CDS encoding ABC transporter permease: MRKLRHFLAEVFGVIGTLLADSSAKSTMIVGILIYSVLYPQPYVGEVLRDVPVVVIDQDNSTASRTVVREINVTDLVDVTMSAPDMETARDAFFRREVYGILIIPAGFEANILAGRPAPVAAYSDGSYLLIYSNVMRAIATVAATMGAQVNYARLTALGVDDGVARTMLSPVAIANVAVFNPQGGYASYVIPAAFVLILQQTLLMGIGLLHAGRRAPTGVRLWATITAYFALYMVWVAFTQMLIPYLYSIPRTGDFVTLMLISVPFICACIAMGFAIAMAIPWREGVVFLLVVIGMPLFFLSGISWPVEMIPDQLRMLSLLVPSSTAISAFVAVDQMGASARDVAGAIQTQMVLVVVYSTLALALSRLPRNRGK, translated from the coding sequence ATGAGAAAGCTGCGCCATTTCCTTGCCGAGGTTTTCGGGGTCATAGGAACGCTGCTGGCTGACAGCAGTGCCAAGTCTACGATGATTGTTGGCATTCTGATTTACAGCGTTCTTTATCCGCAGCCCTATGTGGGTGAAGTTTTGCGCGATGTTCCCGTGGTCGTCATTGATCAGGATAACTCGACCGCCAGCCGCACTGTTGTACGTGAAATTAACGTAACAGATTTGGTCGATGTGACCATGTCCGCGCCGGATATGGAAACCGCGCGGGATGCCTTTTTCCGGCGCGAAGTTTACGGGATTCTCATTATTCCGGCGGGCTTCGAGGCAAACATTCTTGCCGGCCGTCCTGCACCAGTGGCCGCGTATAGTGACGGTAGCTATCTGTTGATCTATTCAAACGTAATGAGGGCCATTGCCACGGTTGCAGCTACAATGGGCGCGCAGGTCAATTACGCGCGTCTCACCGCTTTGGGCGTCGATGATGGCGTGGCCCGCACGATGCTCTCGCCTGTCGCTATAGCCAACGTGGCCGTTTTCAATCCACAGGGCGGCTATGCCAGCTATGTGATTCCGGCGGCTTTTGTCCTGATCTTGCAGCAGACATTATTGATGGGGATTGGCCTGCTGCATGCAGGGCGCAGGGCACCAACGGGCGTGCGTTTATGGGCCACGATCACTGCCTACTTCGCCCTGTATATGGTTTGGGTTGCATTCACGCAGATGTTGATTCCGTATCTCTACAGTATCCCGCGCACTGGTGATTTTGTGACGCTGATGTTGATCTCCGTGCCATTCATCTGTGCTTGTATTGCAATGGGCTTTGCCATTGCGATGGCCATTCCTTGGCGCGAAGGGGTGGTGTTTTTACTCGTGGTGATCGGGATGCCCCTGTTTTTTCTTTCGGGCATCTCTTGGCCAGTCGAGATGATACCGGACCAACTGCGCATGCTATCGTTGCTGGTTCCATCATCGACGGCCATTTCCGCTTTTGTCGCGGTAGATCAGATGGGTGCCTCTGCGCGGGATGTGGCTGGAGCGATACAAACGCAGATGGTGCTGGTGGTCGTCTATTCGACATTGGCATTGGCGCTTTCGCGACTGCCCCGCAATAGGGGAAAGTAA
- a CDS encoding acetamidase/formamidase family protein, producing the protein MCNKCPNYTIHGASHHFGWDNSFVPAITVAPGETIEFKCHDSSAGQLTPDSTVADVATLDFGKINPVSGPVYVEGAEPGDALKITIEGFAPSGFGWTANIPGFGLLSDQFTDPALTIWKYDPDTLAPALFGKNGRVPLKPFAGTIGCALAEPGLHSIVPPRRVGGNLDIRDLAAGTTLYLPVEVTGALFSIGDTHAAQGDGEVCGTAIESPMDATVTLDLVKDAQLKMPRFTTPGPVTNHLDAKGYEVTTGIGPDLMSGAREAVSQMVDLLCKTQGLAAEEAYMLVSTCGDLRISEIVDMPNWVVSFYFPRCVFE; encoded by the coding sequence ATGTGCAATAAATGCCCTAACTACACGATCCACGGCGCAAGCCACCATTTTGGCTGGGACAACTCGTTTGTCCCGGCCATCACGGTAGCACCGGGCGAAACCATAGAGTTCAAATGCCATGACAGCTCAGCGGGTCAGCTGACCCCTGACAGTACCGTGGCAGATGTGGCGACACTCGATTTCGGTAAGATCAATCCGGTGTCCGGGCCCGTCTATGTCGAAGGGGCAGAGCCCGGCGATGCGCTAAAGATTACGATCGAAGGGTTTGCGCCTTCCGGCTTTGGCTGGACTGCGAATATCCCCGGTTTCGGGTTGTTGTCGGATCAATTCACGGATCCCGCCCTCACCATCTGGAAATACGATCCTGATACACTGGCACCTGCCTTGTTCGGCAAGAACGGGCGCGTCCCTCTCAAGCCGTTTGCAGGTACCATTGGCTGCGCGTTAGCCGAGCCGGGGCTGCATTCAATCGTGCCGCCGCGCCGTGTGGGCGGGAACCTCGACATCCGCGATCTGGCGGCAGGCACAACGCTGTACCTGCCAGTTGAAGTAACAGGCGCGCTGTTTTCCATCGGAGATACCCATGCTGCCCAAGGTGACGGCGAAGTCTGCGGTACAGCCATCGAAAGCCCGATGGACGCCACGGTGACGCTTGATCTTGTTAAGGATGCGCAGCTGAAAATGCCGCGCTTCACGACACCGGGTCCGGTGACCAACCATTTGGATGCCAAGGGTTATGAGGTCACAACCGGTATTGGTCCCGACCTGATGAGTGGCGCCCGCGAGGCCGTGAGCCAGATGGTTGATCTGCTGTGCAAAACCCAAGGGTTGGCGGCGGAAGAGGCTTATATGCTGGTCTCGACCTGTGGAGATCTGCGCATCTCCGAGATCGTGGATATGCCCAACTGGGTTGTATCGTTCTACTTCCCGCGGTGCGTGTTCGAATGA
- a CDS encoding TetR/AcrR family transcriptional regulator produces the protein MTEQKMTKEKRSRGRPTVRTEQETRALLLTAAADVFLSEGYAGTSIEAVARRAGMSTRTIYKTVSNKASLFRLVADNALETGIAHLDTSSDATSVEGALFALSRAYADLVLSNAGVLNARAVFAEQSQFPEFRENYLSSIKTVADAFDRRFVVIFSDCTTLQERDLYEAASLLRSMINGAQREAVLDPAYDGTAAAISAWSDTCTNFALRAMRNTQAANG, from the coding sequence ATGACAGAACAGAAAATGACCAAAGAAAAGCGGTCTCGTGGCCGTCCCACTGTGCGCACGGAGCAAGAAACGCGTGCGCTATTGCTCACGGCAGCGGCCGACGTGTTCCTTAGCGAAGGGTACGCCGGAACAAGTATCGAAGCGGTTGCCCGTAGGGCGGGCATGTCGACCAGAACGATCTACAAAACAGTTTCAAACAAGGCGAGCTTGTTCCGACTGGTCGCTGATAATGCTCTAGAGACAGGTATTGCACATCTCGATACGTCTTCAGATGCTACCAGCGTTGAAGGCGCTCTCTTCGCCCTGTCTCGTGCCTACGCCGATCTGGTTCTCAGTAACGCGGGCGTTTTGAATGCCCGAGCGGTATTCGCAGAGCAATCACAATTTCCGGAGTTCCGCGAAAACTACCTGTCGTCCATAAAGACTGTCGCCGATGCATTTGATCGCCGCTTCGTCGTGATTTTCTCTGACTGCACAACGCTTCAGGAAAGAGACCTTTATGAAGCGGCTTCGCTGCTGCGCAGCATGATAAACGGCGCACAAAGGGAAGCCGTTCTTGACCCCGCTTATGACGGCACGGCCGCTGCGATTTCAGCTTGGTCCGATACATGTACGAACTTTGCGCTGAGGGCGATGCGGAATACACAAGCGGCGAATGGTTAG
- a CDS encoding HlyD family secretion protein, whose translation MKLNKSAVVSVVAVAAVAGYLVWTLSQPATYLVQGEVEATRIDLSAMISARVSETPVSVGDRVAAKDVVVRMQSATLDAQLAAARAALDVARANRDLTYSTRPETIAAAEAQLESARSGVTLAQSNFDRVSQLQGDAVVSQASLDQAANNLTAAIQSQAAAQASLDQSRNGASPEQKAVSDAQVKQAEASVSQTKASVDEMIVVSPIDGEVTTRTAELGKLFSAGAPLISVVDVDHAWFTFNLREDLLEGLKVGQPLKARIPALGDGSGQIDAVITSINVQGSYANWRATKATGDFDLRTFSVRADPVAAVAGLRPGMSVLVDWPATVRSGQ comes from the coding sequence ATGAAACTGAATAAATCCGCGGTTGTCTCAGTGGTCGCCGTTGCTGCGGTGGCAGGTTATCTGGTTTGGACACTGAGCCAACCCGCGACATACCTTGTGCAAGGCGAAGTAGAAGCGACGCGCATCGATTTGTCAGCGATGATCTCGGCGCGCGTTTCTGAAACGCCCGTCAGCGTCGGGGACCGTGTCGCAGCCAAAGATGTTGTTGTACGGATGCAAAGCGCGACACTGGATGCACAACTTGCCGCTGCACGCGCAGCGTTGGATGTTGCCCGGGCCAACCGCGACCTTACTTACTCCACCCGTCCTGAAACGATCGCCGCCGCTGAGGCCCAGTTAGAATCGGCGCGTTCAGGTGTGACGCTGGCCCAAAGCAACTTCGACCGGGTTAGCCAGTTGCAAGGCGATGCTGTTGTATCGCAGGCATCGCTGGATCAGGCGGCCAACAACCTGACTGCTGCCATTCAATCCCAAGCAGCAGCGCAGGCCAGCCTTGATCAGTCGCGCAACGGCGCAAGCCCTGAGCAAAAGGCCGTGTCTGATGCCCAGGTAAAGCAAGCCGAAGCATCTGTTTCACAGACGAAAGCCAGCGTAGATGAAATGATCGTAGTGTCTCCCATCGACGGTGAGGTTACGACACGTACAGCAGAATTGGGCAAATTGTTCAGTGCAGGTGCGCCATTAATTTCCGTTGTGGATGTGGACCACGCTTGGTTCACGTTTAACCTGCGCGAAGATCTATTGGAGGGGCTGAAGGTTGGTCAGCCCCTAAAAGCGCGTATTCCTGCTTTAGGCGATGGTTCAGGGCAGATTGACGCGGTGATTACATCAATCAATGTCCAAGGCAGTTATGCCAACTGGCGCGCGACCAAAGCGACGGGGGACTTTGATCTGCGAACGTTTTCTGTGCGAGCCGACCCTGTTGCAGCAGTCGCGGGATTGCGTCCCGGAATGAGCGTTTTGGTGGATTGGCCCGCGACAGTGCGCAGCGGTCAATGA
- a CDS encoding ABC transporter permease — protein sequence MVTVAETNTRPAPQTVWQRLKTRKLALFGMALIFLTLFGAIFAPYLTPYEPNNQMFDGLSLQGAPMAPGAQFALGTDLLGRDLLTRILYGARTSLIIGLVANGVALIIGTFVGVTAGYFGGILGSVLMRFTDLMMAFPALLLAICLAAIFQPSLWIVAMVIATVNWVQTARVLYAETASLSQREFIAAERTLGAGHLRILFRHILPHLTPTIIVWGTLGISTTVLLEATLSFLGVGVQPPTPSWGNIIFENQTYFQAAPWLVFFPGLAIVTLALAFNLVGDALRDVLDPTQRGRA from the coding sequence ATCGTGACTGTAGCTGAAACAAATACGCGCCCTGCGCCACAAACTGTTTGGCAGCGGCTCAAGACGCGCAAACTTGCCTTGTTTGGCATGGCGCTCATTTTTCTGACGCTGTTCGGCGCAATTTTCGCGCCTTATCTGACCCCCTACGAGCCTAACAACCAGATGTTTGACGGTTTGTCGTTGCAGGGGGCGCCTATGGCACCGGGTGCGCAGTTCGCGCTTGGTACCGATCTGCTGGGGCGTGATCTGCTTACGCGCATTCTCTATGGTGCGCGCACATCGCTGATCATCGGTCTGGTGGCCAATGGTGTGGCCCTCATTATCGGGACGTTTGTGGGGGTCACTGCCGGCTATTTCGGCGGTATTCTGGGCAGTGTTCTGATGCGGTTTACCGATCTGATGATGGCCTTTCCGGCACTGCTTTTGGCGATTTGTCTGGCTGCGATTTTCCAGCCGTCCCTGTGGATAGTGGCCATGGTCATCGCAACCGTGAACTGGGTGCAGACGGCGCGGGTGCTTTATGCCGAAACCGCCAGCCTGTCGCAGCGCGAATTCATTGCCGCAGAACGTACATTGGGGGCAGGGCATTTGCGCATTCTGTTTCGCCATATCCTCCCGCATCTGACCCCAACGATCATCGTATGGGGCACGCTGGGGATTTCGACCACTGTTCTGCTGGAGGCCACGCTCAGTTTTCTGGGGGTGGGCGTGCAGCCACCAACACCGAGCTGGGGCAACATCATTTTCGAGAACCAGACCTATTTTCAGGCAGCGCCCTGGCTCGTGTTCTTTCCCGGTCTGGCAATTGTCACCCTCGCATTGGCCTTTAATCTTGTGGGGGATGCATTACGCGATGTGCTCGATCCGACCCAGAGGGGACGCGCCTGA
- a CDS encoding ABC transporter permease, which produces MTPSHLPPGFRRIWRRELRQIAGRPALAFMLVPLPLILFLVLAVIFAPGLPRNLPVAVVDLDASTMSRQIVRMADASADVEIVEQLSSLSEARQALVAQRAYAILMIPAGLEHDILLGQRPEVVVFSNSQFLTAGGIVGRSLNTSVSTFSAGVSLRLLEAKGVGSDRALDLITPIPVQQSPLFNPSLDYIQFLLSAIMPTVLQIFICAAAVLSFSREHHSPNGMPRLQRIALTPIRAILGKLLPYTLVGTFILLLGDVILFNVFDASFRGNVFVFFLNGFMFILTCQAMGALIALIAKDTTGALGMMGLIVAPSFGFAGVSFPRFGMTLFSQIWGAVIPLTPYLQLRTDQTLRGAPLEYSLPTMAWLFAQLLVFSSLLWVMTRKTMTQIPASQIGPVTKQVNKS; this is translated from the coding sequence GTGACCCCATCGCATCTTCCTCCCGGTTTTAGACGGATCTGGCGCCGTGAGCTGCGCCAGATTGCGGGGCGGCCTGCGCTTGCGTTTATGTTGGTGCCGCTGCCCCTAATCCTGTTTCTTGTGCTGGCAGTGATTTTTGCGCCGGGTTTGCCGCGCAATCTTCCCGTAGCTGTTGTTGATCTTGATGCGTCGACGATGTCCCGCCAGATCGTGCGGATGGCCGACGCATCGGCTGATGTCGAAATCGTCGAGCAACTTTCATCGCTGAGCGAGGCGCGGCAGGCGCTGGTGGCACAACGTGCCTATGCGATCCTGATGATCCCTGCGGGGCTGGAACATGATATTCTACTGGGGCAAAGGCCCGAAGTTGTAGTGTTTTCCAACAGTCAGTTCTTGACGGCGGGTGGCATTGTCGGGCGCAGCCTGAATACGTCTGTTTCGACTTTCTCCGCGGGAGTGTCGTTGCGTCTACTTGAGGCTAAGGGGGTGGGTTCCGATCGCGCACTGGATTTGATCACGCCAATTCCCGTACAGCAAAGCCCGTTGTTCAATCCCTCCCTCGATTACATCCAGTTTCTGCTTTCAGCGATTATGCCAACTGTCTTACAGATTTTCATCTGTGCCGCTGCGGTTCTGTCGTTTTCACGTGAACACCACTCCCCGAACGGGATGCCACGCCTTCAGCGGATTGCGCTAACGCCAATCCGCGCAATATTGGGAAAACTGCTGCCCTATACTCTTGTCGGCACCTTCATCCTGCTGCTTGGGGATGTAATATTGTTCAACGTTTTTGATGCCAGCTTTCGTGGCAATGTTTTTGTATTTTTTCTTAATGGTTTCATGTTCATCTTGACGTGTCAGGCCATGGGCGCGCTGATCGCGCTGATTGCTAAAGACACGACGGGTGCCCTTGGGATGATGGGATTGATCGTGGCGCCATCTTTCGGATTTGCCGGTGTCAGCTTTCCCCGCTTTGGGATGACGCTCTTTTCACAGATCTGGGGTGCGGTCATACCACTGACCCCGTACCTGCAACTGCGGACAGACCAGACCCTGCGGGGCGCGCCACTAGAGTATTCTTTACCTACTATGGCGTGGCTTTTCGCCCAACTTCTGGTTTTCTCGAGCCTGTTATGGGTCATGACGCGCAAGACAATGACTCAGATACCGGCTTCTCAAATCGGCCCTGTCACAAAACAGGTGAATAAGTCATGA
- a CDS encoding ABC transporter ATP-binding protein, which produces MQHQTTSVAPVATDDQPLVLSVRNLDISVRTQTGIVPLVQNLSFDLKRGETLAIAGESGSGKSLTSLAIMGLLPPPAVHVAGGEILFGGHDLTKISETRLQRLRGDRIAMIFQEPMTALNPVMRIGDQLTEAIRAHEPMPARAARTRALEALKAVRLTEPERRLKQYPHELSGGMRQRVVIAIAIALRPDVMIADEPTTALDVTVQREVLDLLRDLATDLGMALILITHDMGVVAQMADRVLVMQKGRCVEEAPVRSLFNAPQQPYTQQLLSSVPRMGQGRPSTVDTASRPLVSVRDLRVTYDLRGGIFDRVQARVYAVEKINFDIFHGETFAVVGESGCGKSTVARALTGLVPHQGVITFEGRPVMRDRSAQLANTRVMQMVFQDPMAALNGRMTVGDLVREPLVIHGVGTAKSRTARAAELFERVGLGADALDRYPHEFSGGQRQRICIARALALNPKLIIADESVSALDVSVQATVLDLLQELKAEFGMSYLFISHDMAVVENFADRVAVMYLGQIVEIGSSAQVFGNPQHSYTRKLITAAPFPDPDRPIPPRDISTAELKSPILPIGQSPAVVSYKSLGEGHLVAEAE; this is translated from the coding sequence ATGCAGCACCAGACAACATCGGTGGCCCCTGTGGCCACCGATGACCAGCCCCTAGTCCTATCCGTGCGTAACCTAGATATTTCGGTGCGGACACAGACCGGTATCGTGCCGCTGGTTCAGAATCTCAGCTTTGATTTGAAACGTGGCGAGACATTGGCGATTGCGGGCGAAAGCGGATCTGGAAAATCGTTAACTTCGCTTGCGATTATGGGATTGTTGCCGCCGCCTGCCGTGCATGTTGCTGGTGGCGAAATTCTGTTCGGCGGGCACGATCTGACAAAGATCTCTGAGACCCGCCTGCAGCGCCTGCGCGGTGACCGGATCGCAATGATATTTCAGGAACCGATGACGGCGCTGAATCCGGTCATGCGGATCGGTGATCAGCTGACCGAGGCGATACGCGCCCATGAGCCGATGCCGGCCCGCGCAGCACGCACCCGCGCTCTTGAGGCTCTAAAAGCCGTTCGCCTAACCGAGCCTGAACGCAGGTTGAAACAATACCCCCATGAATTATCGGGCGGTATGCGCCAGCGTGTGGTGATCGCAATTGCTATTGCCCTGCGTCCTGATGTGATGATCGCAGACGAGCCAACAACAGCGCTGGATGTGACTGTGCAGCGCGAGGTGCTCGACCTGCTGCGTGATCTGGCGACAGACTTGGGGATGGCGCTGATCCTGATCACCCATGACATGGGCGTAGTCGCGCAGATGGCTGACCGCGTACTGGTGATGCAGAAAGGCCGCTGCGTCGAGGAGGCACCGGTGCGCAGTTTGTTCAACGCACCACAGCAGCCCTACACGCAACAGCTTTTGTCCAGTGTGCCGCGTATGGGGCAGGGACGCCCAAGTACGGTCGACACCGCCAGCCGCCCGCTGGTTTCGGTGAGGGACTTGCGCGTTACTTACGATTTGCGCGGCGGAATCTTTGACCGTGTCCAAGCCCGTGTATACGCGGTAGAGAAAATAAACTTCGACATCTTCCACGGCGAGACATTTGCCGTGGTAGGCGAAAGTGGCTGCGGAAAATCTACAGTAGCACGTGCGTTGACGGGGCTTGTTCCGCATCAGGGTGTCATCACGTTCGAAGGCAGGCCGGTAATGCGGGACCGCAGCGCCCAGCTTGCCAATACTCGCGTGATGCAAATGGTCTTTCAGGATCCGATGGCAGCCCTCAATGGCCGTATGACTGTCGGGGATCTGGTGCGCGAGCCCTTAGTTATCCACGGTGTCGGCACCGCCAAAAGCCGCACCGCCCGCGCGGCGGAATTATTCGAGCGGGTCGGGCTAGGGGCAGACGCACTTGACCGCTACCCGCATGAGTTTTCAGGCGGCCAACGCCAGCGTATCTGTATTGCCCGCGCCCTCGCGCTCAATCCCAAACTGATCATCGCGGACGAGAGCGTCTCGGCGCTCGACGTGTCGGTGCAGGCGACCGTTCTGGACCTTCTACAAGAGTTGAAGGCAGAGTTCGGCATGTCCTATCTGTTTATTTCGCATGATATGGCTGTGGTCGAAAATTTCGCAGACCGCGTCGCAGTCATGTATCTTGGACAGATCGTCGAAATCGGATCAAGTGCCCAGGTTTTTGGCAATCCGCAGCACTCCTACACCCGAAAACTTATCACAGCCGCACCGTTCCCTGACCCGGACCGGCCCATCCCCCCGCGCGACATTTCCACAGCCGAACTCAAAAGCCCAATTTTGCCAATCGGTCAGTCTCCGGCTGTAGTCAGCTATAAGTCTCTGGGAGAGGGGCATCTTGTGGCTGAAGCCGAATAG
- a CDS encoding ABC transporter permease codes for MLAFIVKRLIQSMLILLGVTFITFALLYLLPADPVRQIAGRSATPETVANIRAQLGLDQPFVVQYLRYLGNLVQGDLGRSYLQKTEVSALIASRLPASLLLMLGAIVCELVLGITMGVIAALRRGTSTDNALMMVSFVGVSAPQFVVGLLMLYVFAVQLQWFPIGGYGTISHMVLPSVTLGILGAGWYSRMMRSSMIDVLRQDFIRTARAKGLGRMRVLLRHALPNAILPIIAMIGIDVGIFMSGIVVVESVFGWPGIGQLAWQAIQRVDIPIIMGVTLVSACAIVIGNLVADIASLFADPRIKVR; via the coding sequence ATGCTTGCTTTCATCGTCAAACGCCTGATCCAGTCAATGCTGATCCTGCTAGGGGTAACGTTTATCACATTTGCGCTACTCTATCTGCTGCCCGCCGATCCCGTGCGCCAGATTGCGGGCCGTTCTGCCACACCCGAGACTGTTGCCAATATTCGCGCACAGCTTGGCCTCGATCAACCATTTGTAGTCCAATACTTGCGGTACCTTGGAAATCTTGTTCAGGGCGACCTTGGCCGTTCTTACTTGCAAAAGACAGAAGTGAGCGCGCTGATTGCATCGCGGTTGCCGGCCTCCTTGTTGCTGATGCTGGGCGCAATCGTGTGCGAGCTTGTACTGGGGATCACCATGGGCGTGATTGCGGCGCTGCGGCGCGGAACCTCGACAGACAATGCACTGATGATGGTCAGCTTTGTCGGTGTGTCGGCGCCCCAATTCGTGGTTGGTCTGCTGATGCTCTACGTCTTTGCGGTTCAACTCCAGTGGTTCCCGATTGGCGGTTACGGCACAATCTCGCATATGGTGCTGCCGTCAGTCACTCTGGGGATACTCGGGGCGGGTTGGTACAGCCGGATGATGCGGTCCTCGATGATTGATGTGCTGCGTCAGGATTTCATTCGCACGGCACGCGCAAAGGGGCTGGGCCGGATGCGCGTGTTGCTGCGCCACGCACTGCCCAATGCAATCCTGCCGATCATCGCAATGATCGGTATTGATGTAGGGATCTTCATGAGTGGCATCGTTGTCGTTGAGTCTGTCTTCGGCTGGCCCGGCATCGGGCAGCTCGCGTGGCAAGCGATCCAGCGCGTCGATATTCCGATCATTATGGGCGTCACGCTGGTCTCAGCATGCGCCATCGTCATTGGCAATTTGGTCGCGGATATCGCGTCCCTTTTTGCCGACCCGCGGATCAAGGTCCGCTAA
- a CDS encoding ABC transporter substrate-binding protein: MKKLLTTSALVAALGLPQFATADGHSGLDPNAKSGGNITITYKDDVATLDPAIGYDWQNWSMIKSLYDGLMDYEPGTTELRAGLAESYEISDDGMVFTFKLREGVKFHNGRVMTADDVKYSLDRVTNPTTQSPGAGFFGSIAGYDAISAGESETLSGVKVIDDLTVEITLSRPDATFLHVMGLNFASVVAKEAVEEAGADFGKTAMGTGAFKLADWTIGQKLVFEKNADYWRAGLPYLDSVTFEVGQEPIVALLRLQNGEVDVPGDGIPPAKFQEVMSDPAQAARVIEGGQLHTGYITLNVKMPPFDNVDVRKAVNMAINKERITQVINGRAVPANQPLPPSMPGYTEGYEGYAYDPDAAMELLANAGFADGFETELFVMNTDPNPRIAQAIQQDLAKIGIKASIQSLAQASVIAAGGEEDQAPMIWSGGMAWIADFPDASNFYGPILGCDGAVQGGWNWSWYCNSEADAMAVEADSMTDPAKVEERLQMWSDVYMKVMEDAPWVPVFNEQRYTMKSERMGGDDKLYVDPVSIPVNYDYVWVNDVQ, from the coding sequence ATGAAGAAACTGCTTACAACTTCGGCCCTCGTTGCGGCCCTCGGGCTGCCCCAATTTGCGACTGCCGATGGCCATTCCGGCCTTGATCCCAACGCCAAATCTGGCGGCAACATCACCATTACCTACAAAGATGATGTGGCCACCCTCGATCCTGCGATTGGCTATGACTGGCAGAACTGGTCGATGATCAAATCGCTGTACGACGGCTTGATGGACTACGAGCCCGGAACAACCGAGCTGCGCGCCGGTCTGGCCGAAAGCTATGAAATCTCGGATGACGGGATGGTTTTCACGTTCAAGCTTCGCGAAGGCGTCAAATTCCACAATGGCCGCGTGATGACAGCGGATGATGTGAAATATTCGCTCGACCGTGTGACAAACCCGACAACCCAAAGCCCGGGTGCAGGTTTCTTTGGCTCGATCGCGGGATATGATGCCATCTCCGCTGGCGAAAGCGAGACGCTGTCGGGCGTGAAGGTCATCGACGATCTTACGGTCGAGATTACCCTGTCGCGCCCCGATGCGACATTCCTCCACGTCATGGGTTTGAACTTTGCTTCAGTGGTCGCGAAAGAAGCAGTTGAGGAAGCCGGGGCAGACTTTGGCAAGACGGCGATGGGCACCGGCGCGTTCAAACTTGCGGATTGGACCATTGGTCAAAAGCTGGTTTTCGAGAAGAACGCCGACTACTGGCGCGCAGGTCTGCCCTATCTGGACAGTGTAACTTTCGAAGTTGGGCAGGAGCCGATTGTTGCCTTGCTGCGTCTACAAAATGGCGAGGTCGATGTGCCGGGTGACGGTATTCCACCAGCCAAGTTTCAGGAAGTCATGAGCGACCCGGCGCAGGCTGCGCGCGTGATCGAAGGCGGTCAGCTGCATACCGGCTATATCACCCTGAACGTCAAAATGCCGCCCTTCGACAACGTCGATGTGCGCAAGGCGGTCAACATGGCCATCAACAAAGAGCGTATCACCCAAGTAATCAATGGCCGTGCTGTCCCCGCCAACCAGCCGCTGCCGCCGTCGATGCCGGGCTACACCGAAGGCTATGAAGGATACGCCTACGACCCTGATGCTGCTATGGAGTTGCTGGCAAACGCCGGTTTCGCGGACGGTTTCGAGACAGAGCTTTTCGTGATGAACACTGACCCTAACCCGCGCATTGCACAGGCAATCCAACAGGATCTGGCCAAGATCGGCATCAAGGCGTCGATCCAGTCGCTTGCTCAGGCCAGTGTCATCGCCGCAGGTGGTGAAGAAGATCAAGCGCCGATGATCTGGTCCGGCGGCATGGCATGGATTGCTGATTTTCCTGATGCGTCAAACTTTTATGGCCCGATTCTAGGGTGTGACGGTGCGGTTCAGGGCGGTTGGAACTGGTCGTGGTACTGTAACTCAGAGGCTGATGCGATGGCCGTTGAGGCAGACAGCATGACAGACCCTGCGAAGGTGGAAGAGCGTTTGCAGATGTGGTCGGACGTTTACATGAAAGTCATGGAAGACGCGCCATGGGTGCCTGTGTTCAACGAGCAGCGCTACACCATGAAGTCAGAGCGTATGGGGGGCGACGACAAGCTCTATGTCGATCCGGTCTCGATCCCTGTGAACTATGACTATGTCTGGGTTAACGATGTGCAATAA